A single region of the Drosophila takahashii strain IR98-3 E-12201 chromosome 2R, DtakHiC1v2, whole genome shotgun sequence genome encodes:
- the Pdk gene encoding pyruvate dehydrogenase (acetyl-transferring) kinase, mitochondrial isoform X1: MRLFPVRFSAASSSMASLAKMLDFYSLYSPTPLSLKQFMDFGQNACEKKSYIFLRKELPVRLANIMKEIALLPDNLLHTRSVSEVSSWYVKSFEDVLVYEKAEPTHDNLQKFVADLDLIRNRHNDVVQTMAQGVIEMKENEGGQVDAPTESSIQYFLDRLYMSRISIRMLINQHTLLFGANPHAGGRHIGCLDPACDLSDVVRDAYENARFLCDQYYLTSPEMEIQQHSSEPGDNLPIRTVYVPSHLYYMLFELFKNSMRAVVEHHGHDNNDTLPPLKVAICKGKEDICVKISDQGGGIPRSQTDQLFKYMYSTAPQPSKSDLHTVPLAGYGYGLPISRLYARYFHGDIVLLSCEGFGTDAIIYLKALSDEANELLPIFNKTSSKFYRATVPTGDWSNQVKYAKKKKTSAVSQ; the protein is encoded by the exons atgcgCCTGTTTCCAGTCCGATTCTCCGCCGCCTCCTCGTCGATGGCAAGTTTGGCGAAAATGCTCGACTTTTACTCCCTTTACTCCCCTACTCCACTCTCGTTAAAGCAGTTTATGGACTTCG gTCAAAATGCCTGCgaaaaaaaatcgtatatatttCTGCGCAAGGAGCTCCCCGTTCGACTGGCGAATATCATGAAGGAGATCGCCCTTCTGCCGGACAATCTGTTGCACACAAGATCTGTAAGCGAAGTGAGCTCCTGGTATGTCAAAAGTTTCGAAGATGTCCTTGTGTACGAGAAAGCCGAACCAACGCACGACAACCTGCAAAA ATTTGTGGCCGATTTGGATCTCATTAGAAATCGGCACAACGATGTGGTGCAAACGATGGCTCAGGGCGTGATCGAAATGAAGGAGAACGAGGGCGGCCAGGTGGATGCGCCCACCGAGAGCTCCATTCAGTACTTTCTCGACAGGCTGTACATGTCACGGATCAGCATTCGAATGCTGATCAACCAGCACA CCCTTCTCTTTGGAGCAAATCCCCATGCGGGTGGTCGCCACATTGGGTGTCTGGATCCCGCCTGTGATCTCTCGGATGTGGTTCGCGATGCGTACGAGAACGCCCGCTTTCTGTGCGATCAGTACTACCTGACCAGTCCGGAGATGGAGATCCAGCAGCACAGCAGCGAGCCCGGTGACAACCTGCCCATCCGTACGGTGTACGTGCCCTCGCATCTCTACTACATGCTTTTCGAGCTCTTCAAGAACTCCATGCGAGCGGTGGTGGAGCACCATGGCCATGACAACAACGACACATTGCCTCCCCTGAAGGTGGCCATTTGCAAGGGCAAGGAGGACATCTGCGTGAAGATTTCTGACCAGGGTGGCGGCATTCCCCGCTCTCAGACCGATCAGCTTTTCAAGTACATGTACAGCACAGCGCCGCAGCCCTCGAAATCGGATCTGCACACGGTGCCTTTAGCAGGCTATGGATATGGTCTGCCGATCTCAAGGCTCTACGCCCGCTATTTTCACGGTGACATTGTGCTGCTTTCCTGCGAGGGATTCGGCACCGATGCGATTATCTATCTGAAG GCTTTGTCCGACGAGGCCAACGAATTGCTGCCGATCTTTAACAAGACAAGCTCAAAGTTCTATCGCGCCACCGTGCCAACGGGTGACTGGTCCAATCAGGTAAAATACgctaaaaagaagaagacgagCGCTGTCAGCCAGTAG
- the Pdk gene encoding pyruvate dehydrogenase (acetyl-transferring) kinase, mitochondrial isoform X2 yields the protein MKEIALLPDNLLHTRSVSEVSSWYVKSFEDVLVYEKAEPTHDNLQKFVADLDLIRNRHNDVVQTMAQGVIEMKENEGGQVDAPTESSIQYFLDRLYMSRISIRMLINQHTLLFGANPHAGGRHIGCLDPACDLSDVVRDAYENARFLCDQYYLTSPEMEIQQHSSEPGDNLPIRTVYVPSHLYYMLFELFKNSMRAVVEHHGHDNNDTLPPLKVAICKGKEDICVKISDQGGGIPRSQTDQLFKYMYSTAPQPSKSDLHTVPLAGYGYGLPISRLYARYFHGDIVLLSCEGFGTDAIIYLKALSDEANELLPIFNKTSSKFYRATVPTGDWSNQVKYAKKKKTSAVSQ from the exons ATGAAGGAGATCGCCCTTCTGCCGGACAATCTGTTGCACACAAGATCTGTAAGCGAAGTGAGCTCCTGGTATGTCAAAAGTTTCGAAGATGTCCTTGTGTACGAGAAAGCCGAACCAACGCACGACAACCTGCAAAA ATTTGTGGCCGATTTGGATCTCATTAGAAATCGGCACAACGATGTGGTGCAAACGATGGCTCAGGGCGTGATCGAAATGAAGGAGAACGAGGGCGGCCAGGTGGATGCGCCCACCGAGAGCTCCATTCAGTACTTTCTCGACAGGCTGTACATGTCACGGATCAGCATTCGAATGCTGATCAACCAGCACA CCCTTCTCTTTGGAGCAAATCCCCATGCGGGTGGTCGCCACATTGGGTGTCTGGATCCCGCCTGTGATCTCTCGGATGTGGTTCGCGATGCGTACGAGAACGCCCGCTTTCTGTGCGATCAGTACTACCTGACCAGTCCGGAGATGGAGATCCAGCAGCACAGCAGCGAGCCCGGTGACAACCTGCCCATCCGTACGGTGTACGTGCCCTCGCATCTCTACTACATGCTTTTCGAGCTCTTCAAGAACTCCATGCGAGCGGTGGTGGAGCACCATGGCCATGACAACAACGACACATTGCCTCCCCTGAAGGTGGCCATTTGCAAGGGCAAGGAGGACATCTGCGTGAAGATTTCTGACCAGGGTGGCGGCATTCCCCGCTCTCAGACCGATCAGCTTTTCAAGTACATGTACAGCACAGCGCCGCAGCCCTCGAAATCGGATCTGCACACGGTGCCTTTAGCAGGCTATGGATATGGTCTGCCGATCTCAAGGCTCTACGCCCGCTATTTTCACGGTGACATTGTGCTGCTTTCCTGCGAGGGATTCGGCACCGATGCGATTATCTATCTGAAG GCTTTGTCCGACGAGGCCAACGAATTGCTGCCGATCTTTAACAAGACAAGCTCAAAGTTCTATCGCGCCACCGTGCCAACGGGTGACTGGTCCAATCAGGTAAAATACgctaaaaagaagaagacgagCGCTGTCAGCCAGTAG
- the ced-6 gene encoding PTB domain-containing adapter protein ced-6, producing the protein MPYQPANSGGTSGGSKAAAKMAQLKFWNKQNSSKQQQQDKDKDAADGGNNTSGGGTGSNSNGDAKGEAKSGKRNWLHTPEQLISGHAVYLVKFFGNLSVDQPKGIEVVKEAIRKLQFAQQMKKAETGTQEKFKKLEITISIKGVAIQEPRTHKILHQFPLYNISYCADEKGVKKFFSFIAKSVKTRDGSDPATNGHANGNGDGSAKAEESHECFVFISNKLASDITLTIGQAFDLAYRKYMDSTEKTNLSKAQQQINHLQQTANVYKERLREVSAKLPKAELDALLFSMGIKDILEAPITEPQNGVEVATEALSNGKLDDDKLLIDTNSTTASTHSASPSSFLPIVPPRNNLSSQISIGGKSNSNSQKMDELLLNSDSDSDFDPRADEIQDNGSNGRNAISNDLFGFEPSKSFGQQLFVNNNDHKLQNNNNSSLLITSNNSTINSSGFSSELNITPPLLAPPPKIAAPRRLNSVTTGNGLNGNTDLFGSDPFEMNNGPTIFKQNQLNLDDFSLESLDPLRK; encoded by the exons ATGCCTTATCAGCCAGCCAACAGCGGCGGGACGTCTGGCGGCAGCAAGGCGGCGGCCAAGATGGCCCAGCTGAAGTTCTGGAACAAGCAGAACAGCagcaagcagcagcaacaggacaAGGACAAGGACGCCGCCGACGGGGGCAACAACACCAGTGGCGGCGGCactggcagcaacagcaacgggGATGCCAAAGGCGAGGCGAAGAGCGGCAAGCGCAACTGGCTGCACACGCCGGAGCAGCTCATCAGCGGACACGCGGTCTATCTAGTCAAG TTCTTTGGTAACCTGAGCGTGGACCAGCCCAAGGGCATCGAGGTGGTCAAGGAGGCCATTCGGAAGCTGCAGTTTGCCCAGCAGATGAAGAAGGCGGAGACGGGCACCCAGGAGAAGTTCAAGAAGCTGGAGATCACCATCAGCATCAAGGGCGTGGCCATCCAGGAGCCGCGCACCCACAAGATCCTGCACCAGTTTCCGCTGTACAACATCTCGTACTGTGCGGACGAGAAGGGTGTGAAGAAGTTCTTTAGTTTCATTGCAAAGTCGGTGAAGACGCGGGACGGCAGCGATCCGGCGACAAATGGCCATGCGAACGGAAATGGCGATGGAAGTGCCAAAGCGGAGGAGAGCCACGAGTGCTTTGTCTTTATTTCGAACAAATTGGCCTCGGATATCACGCTGACTATTGGTCAGGCCTTCGATTTGGCCTACAG GAAGTACATGGACAGCACTGAGAAGACGAATCTGAGCAAGGCGCAGCAGCAGATCAATCATCTGCAGCAAACTGCAAATGTTTACAAGGAGCGACTGCGCGAAGTTTCCGCCAAATTGCCAAAGGCTGAGCTGGATGCCCTGCTCTTCAGTATGGGCATCAAAGACATCCTGGAAGCGCCCATCACAGAGCCACAGAATGGAGTCGAGGTGGCCACCGAAGCCCTGAGCAACGGCAAGCTGG ATGATGACAAACTGCTGATTGACACCAATTCCACCACGGCATCGACCCACTCGGCGTCGCCCAGCTCGTTCTTGCCCATTGTCCCGCCGCGGAACAATCTGTCCAGCCAGATCAGCATCGGTGGcaagagcaacagcaacagccaaAAGATGGACGAGCTGTTGCTGAACTCCGATTCCGATAGTGATTTCGATCCGCGAGCCGATGAGATTCAGGACAACGGCAGCAACGGCCGGAATGCGATCAGCAATGATCTATTTGGCTTTGAGCCGTCGAAGAGTTTTGGTCAGCAGCTGTTTGTTAACAACAACGATCACAAGCTGCAgaataacaataacagcaGCTTACTGATCACAAGCAATAACAGTACCATTAATAGCAGTGGTTTCTCCAGCGAGCTGAACATTACGCCGCCTTTGT TGGCGCCGCCGCCAAAGATTGCTGCTCCCAGGCGCCTAAACTCGGTAACAACGGGCAACGGCCTAAATGGCAATACAGATCTATTCGGTTCGGATCCCTTTGAAATGAACAATGGACCGACCATTTTCAAG CAAAATCAGCTAAACCTTGACGACTTTTCGCTGGAGAGTTTGGATCCCCTGCGCAAGTAG
- the LOC108061456 gene encoding uncharacterized protein — protein sequence MFKVLIFGLVVLSSLQVETKFKSLHCTNYNKTLGKILLCRIKAINRYRNSISIQFRQLTTVNNVHMRLELFKRANGWRPFLYNISFNLCDFLSKRNNMIIALGYEYIKPYIPITNYTCPFKKNHLIKCTDLEFDIEKFRIRFPIETGEYALQLSFIVQRKVTLTLNGSLEYYNYREH from the exons ATGTTCAAAGTTCTGATCTTTGGACTAGTCGTCCTGTCATCTTTGCAGGTGGAGACCAAGTTTAAAAGTCTCCACTGTACTAATTACAACAAGACATTGGGCAAAATTTTGCTGTGCAGAATCAAGGCCATCAACCGATATAGGAACTCGATAAGTATTCAATTTAGGCAGTTGACGACTGTCAATAACGTCCAT ATGCGTTTGGAACTTTTTAAACGCGCCAATGGTTGGCGTCCTTTCCTCTACAATATTTCCTTTAACCTGTGCGATTTCCTCTCTAAAAGAAACAATATGATCATTGCCCTTGGCTACGAATACATCAAGCCGTACATCCCAATAACGAACTACACTTGTCCGTTTAAG aaaaatcatttaataaaatgtacgGACCTGGAGTTTGATATCGAAAAGTTCAGAATTCGATTCCCAATAGAAACAGGAGAATACGCTCTTCAGTTAAGTTTTATCGTCCAGAGGAAAGTGACTCTGACCCTAAACGGATCTTTAGAATACTACAATTACAGGGAGCACTAA